In Streptomyces chartreusis NRRL 3882, the following are encoded in one genomic region:
- a CDS encoding HAD family hydrolase: MAEAQRAAVFDVDGTLVDTNHLHVVTWWEAFRQAGHDVPMHAVHRAVGLASTDLVAHLLGEDRDTDQDAGISAAHKALYGQYFDRLPALPEAGALLRRLHRDGWTVVLATSAGGAELSALRRAIDADEAITATASADDVDAGKPAPEPVEHALGLAGVPAERAVFVGDTVWDMRAGSRAGVRCVGVLCGGIPRTDLEKSGADAIYADPAHLLASLRDSPLA; this comes from the coding sequence ATGGCAGAGGCGCAACGGGCGGCCGTGTTCGACGTCGACGGCACGCTGGTCGACACCAACCACCTGCACGTCGTGACGTGGTGGGAGGCCTTCCGGCAGGCGGGCCACGACGTGCCGATGCACGCCGTCCACAGGGCCGTGGGCCTGGCCTCCACCGACCTCGTCGCGCACCTGCTCGGCGAGGACCGGGACACGGACCAGGACGCGGGGATCAGCGCCGCGCACAAGGCGCTGTACGGGCAGTACTTCGACCGGCTGCCGGCGCTGCCGGAGGCGGGGGCACTGCTGCGGCGGCTGCACCGGGACGGCTGGACGGTGGTGCTGGCCACCTCGGCGGGCGGCGCGGAGCTGAGCGCGCTGCGCCGGGCGATCGACGCGGACGAGGCCATCACCGCCACCGCCAGCGCCGACGACGTGGACGCGGGCAAGCCCGCGCCCGAGCCGGTCGAGCACGCCCTGGGCCTGGCCGGGGTGCCGGCGGAGCGGGCGGTCTTCGTCGGCGACACCGTGTGGGACATGCGGGCGGGCAGCCGCGCCGGGGTGCGCTGTGTGGGCGTCCTGTGCGGCGGCATCCCGCGCACCGACCTGGAGAAGTCCGGCGCGGACGCGATCTACGCCGACCCCGCACACCTTCTGGCGTCCCTGCGGGACAGTCCGCTGGCATGA
- a CDS encoding PHP domain-containing protein: MDPVEALDRIAFLLERSLAPTYRVRAFRTASRVLKELGEDEVRRRADAGSLESLKGVGPKTAQVVREALAGEVPGYLRKLEGEAKEPPAVRGGERLRALLRGDCHLHSDWSDGGSPIEEMGRAAAALGHEWAALTDHSPRLTVARGLSAERLREQLDVVAELNETWAPFRLLTGIECDILEDGSLDQEPELLDRLDVVVVSVHSKLRMDARSMTRRMVAAVRDPHADVLGHCTGRLLTGRGRPESEFDADEVFAACAQTGTALEINSRPERLDPPRRLLRRAVDAGVLFSVDTDAHAPGQLDWQINGCARAEECGVPPERVVTTWSLEEVLAWTRERRVPSGVAGG, from the coding sequence ATGGATCCCGTCGAGGCACTGGACCGGATCGCCTTCCTGCTGGAGCGGTCCCTGGCGCCGACGTACCGCGTGCGCGCCTTCCGTACGGCGTCCCGGGTGCTGAAGGAGTTGGGCGAGGACGAAGTGCGCCGGCGGGCGGACGCCGGGTCGCTGGAGTCGCTCAAGGGGGTCGGCCCGAAGACCGCGCAGGTGGTGCGGGAGGCCCTGGCCGGTGAGGTGCCGGGCTATCTGCGGAAACTGGAGGGCGAGGCGAAGGAGCCGCCGGCCGTACGGGGCGGCGAGCGGCTGCGGGCGCTGCTGCGCGGCGACTGCCATCTGCACTCCGACTGGTCGGACGGCGGCAGCCCGATCGAGGAGATGGGCCGGGCCGCGGCGGCGCTGGGGCACGAGTGGGCGGCGCTGACCGACCACTCGCCGCGTCTGACGGTGGCGCGCGGGCTGTCGGCCGAGCGGCTGCGGGAGCAGCTGGACGTGGTGGCGGAGCTGAACGAGACCTGGGCGCCGTTCCGGCTGCTGACCGGCATCGAGTGCGACATCCTCGAGGACGGCTCGCTCGACCAGGAGCCGGAGCTGCTGGACCGGCTCGACGTCGTGGTGGTGTCGGTGCACTCCAAGCTGCGCATGGACGCCCGGTCGATGACCCGGCGGATGGTGGCCGCCGTCCGTGATCCGCATGCGGACGTGCTCGGGCACTGCACGGGGCGGCTGCTGACCGGGCGGGGGCGGCCCGAGTCGGAGTTCGACGCGGACGAGGTGTTCGCGGCGTGCGCGCAGACGGGCACGGCCCTGGAGATCAACAGCCGGCCGGAGCGGCTCGACCCGCCGCGGCGGCTGCTGCGCCGGGCCGTGGACGCGGGGGTGCTGTTCTCCGTCGACACCGACGCGCACGCGCCGGGGCAGCTGGACTGGCAGATCAACGGGTGCGCGCGGGCGGAGGAGTGCGGGGTGCCGCCGGAGCGTGTGGTGACGACGTGGTCCCTCGAGGAGGTGCTGGCCTGGACCCGTGAGCGGCGGGTGCCGTCCGGCGTGGCGGGCGGCTGA
- a CDS encoding SDR family oxidoreductase, with protein MSDPTAPPSKVALITGADSGIGRATAVRLARAGMDVGITWHSDHKGAQETAEEVRAHGRRAEVARMDLTRLPEAADTVDELCERLGRLDVLVNNAGTGTMTPFLDLELSDVREVLDVDLVGPFLCGQKAARQMIRQGDGGRIVNVTSVHEHQPRVGAAPYCAAKGGLGLLTQVMALELAEYRITVNAVAPGEIATPMTGQEDTDPHTESRPGVPLGRPGDAREVAAVVAFLAGPDASYVTGASWSVDGGMLRMGPQAGSHLTSDDWRRP; from the coding sequence ATGTCCGACCCCACCGCGCCACCCAGCAAGGTCGCCCTGATCACCGGCGCCGACTCCGGCATCGGCAGGGCCACCGCCGTACGGCTGGCCCGGGCGGGCATGGACGTCGGCATCACCTGGCACAGCGACCACAAGGGGGCGCAGGAGACGGCCGAGGAGGTCCGGGCGCACGGGCGACGGGCCGAGGTCGCCCGGATGGACCTCACCCGGCTGCCCGAGGCCGCCGACACCGTCGACGAGCTGTGCGAGCGCCTCGGCCGTCTCGACGTGCTGGTCAACAACGCCGGCACCGGCACCATGACGCCCTTCCTCGACCTGGAGCTGTCCGACGTGCGCGAGGTCCTGGACGTCGATCTGGTCGGGCCGTTCCTGTGCGGGCAGAAGGCGGCCCGGCAGATGATCCGGCAGGGCGACGGCGGGCGGATCGTCAACGTCACGTCCGTCCACGAGCACCAGCCGCGCGTGGGCGCCGCCCCGTACTGCGCGGCCAAGGGCGGTCTCGGCCTGCTCACGCAGGTCATGGCGCTCGAACTCGCGGAGTACCGCATCACCGTCAACGCCGTCGCACCGGGCGAGATCGCCACGCCCATGACCGGGCAGGAGGACACCGACCCGCACACCGAGAGCCGCCCCGGCGTGCCGCTGGGACGGCCCGGCGACGCCCGCGAGGTCGCCGCCGTCGTCGCCTTCCTCGCCGGCCCCGACGCCTCGTACGTCACCGGCGCCTCCTGGAGCGTCGACGGCGGCATGCTCCGCATGGGCCCGCAGGCCGGCTCGCACCTGACGAGCGACGACTGGCGCCGTCCCTGA
- a CDS encoding VanZ family protein: MAGAASRPRTAGSGRERRRLPLPVRLLAMLCAFTFMVAFAVVLARLTLQPSPASEALTHTNLHPGRSLKAYLDQPELRDAVRQIGGNILLGVPFGVLVPVVAPRTRGILRVLLLTAVVMLLVEFAQGALVTGRAFDIDDVILNTAGALIGYLLLGRRLSRAVHARGPRGGRAGKKPAPGRS, translated from the coding sequence ATGGCCGGTGCAGCCTCACGTCCCCGTACGGCCGGCTCCGGCCGCGAGCGACGCCGGCTGCCGCTGCCCGTCCGGCTGCTGGCGATGCTGTGTGCGTTCACGTTCATGGTGGCCTTCGCCGTGGTGCTGGCCCGGCTGACGCTTCAGCCCTCGCCCGCGTCGGAGGCGCTGACCCACACCAATCTGCATCCGGGCCGCTCGCTGAAGGCCTATCTCGACCAGCCGGAACTGCGGGACGCCGTCCGGCAGATCGGCGGCAACATCCTGCTGGGCGTCCCCTTCGGCGTGCTCGTGCCCGTCGTCGCCCCGCGCACCCGCGGCATCCTGCGCGTGCTGCTGCTGACCGCCGTGGTGATGCTGCTGGTGGAGTTCGCCCAGGGCGCGCTGGTCACCGGCCGCGCCTTCGACATCGACGACGTCATCCTGAACACCGCGGGCGCGCTGATCGGTTACCTGCTCCTGGGGCGCCGGCTGAGCCGCGCGGTCCATGCGCGCGGGCCCCGTGGCGGCCGGGCCGGGAAGAAGCCGGCGCCCGGGCGGTCCTAG
- a CDS encoding monovalent cation/H+ antiporter complex subunit F, with product MNGWILAATLTLAAGLAAALWGVSTGPLRRRVVAQNLSTAVACPGLLLLAQGYDRPSYVDLALVLALLGPVGTLVFARLLAGELAEDPARARGATWAAAGLGAVVVLALCAVTGPGRAMAKLLVTGALLIGGNLVASRALTGMAGGTRHE from the coding sequence GTGAACGGCTGGATCCTCGCCGCGACGCTCACCCTCGCCGCCGGCCTGGCGGCGGCCCTGTGGGGCGTCTCCACCGGACCGCTGCGGCGCCGGGTCGTCGCCCAGAACCTGTCCACCGCGGTGGCCTGCCCGGGCCTGCTGCTCCTCGCCCAGGGCTACGACCGCCCCTCCTACGTCGATCTCGCCCTGGTCCTCGCCCTGCTCGGCCCGGTCGGCACGCTCGTCTTCGCCCGGCTGCTCGCCGGGGAACTGGCCGAGGACCCGGCCCGTGCCCGGGGCGCGACCTGGGCGGCGGCCGGCCTCGGGGCCGTGGTCGTGCTGGCCCTGTGCGCGGTCACCGGGCCGGGCCGGGCGATGGCGAAGCTCCTGGTGACCGGCGCCCTGCTGATCGGCGGCAACCTCGTCGCATCACGGGCGCTGACCGGCATGGCCGGAGGGACACGCCATGAGTAG
- a CDS encoding hydrogenase subunit MbhD domain-containing protein: protein MDEAVIAVALVLVAACATVAVATRDPVRQALVLSVLGVVLAVLFTVLQAPDVGLSQLAVGSALTPLLLLLTVRKVRRRRHREEGGK from the coding sequence GTGGACGAAGCCGTGATCGCCGTCGCGCTGGTGCTGGTCGCCGCCTGTGCGACCGTGGCCGTGGCCACCCGCGACCCCGTCCGCCAGGCCCTCGTGCTGTCCGTCCTCGGTGTCGTGCTCGCCGTGCTGTTCACCGTGCTCCAGGCCCCCGACGTCGGACTGTCGCAGCTCGCGGTCGGCTCCGCGCTGACGCCGCTGTTGCTGCTGCTGACGGTCCGCAAGGTGAGACGACGCAGGCACCGCGAGGAAGGCGGGAAATGA
- a CDS encoding MnhB domain-containing protein, producing the protein MSPRTRLWLVAVGGAGVAALLVAACLGLPAFGGDRHPYGDRAVEASLAHRTANTIASVNFDQRAFDTLGELTILFAAVLGCVVLLRQTRDEHRARPEPADVAPPVRRYALLVLPVALLTGLYVVAHGQLSPGGGFQGGVVAATALHLLYLGADYRALERVRPVGRYEVGDGVAVCAYLVTGVAALLGGAAFLANTLLPHGTFNTLSSGGTVPLLNAAVGMEVACAVVVLLARFLDQAVEIEEESGT; encoded by the coding sequence ATGAGCCCCCGCACGCGGCTGTGGCTGGTGGCCGTGGGCGGCGCGGGCGTCGCCGCGCTGCTCGTCGCGGCCTGCCTCGGCCTGCCGGCCTTCGGCGGCGACCGCCACCCCTACGGCGACCGCGCCGTCGAGGCGTCGCTGGCCCACCGCACCGCCAACACCATCGCCTCCGTCAACTTCGACCAGCGGGCCTTCGACACCCTCGGCGAGCTGACCATCCTGTTCGCGGCCGTGCTCGGCTGCGTCGTCCTGCTGCGGCAGACCCGCGACGAGCACCGCGCCCGGCCCGAACCCGCCGATGTCGCCCCGCCCGTACGCCGCTACGCCCTGCTCGTGCTGCCCGTCGCCCTGCTCACCGGCCTGTACGTCGTCGCGCACGGGCAGCTCAGCCCCGGCGGCGGCTTCCAGGGCGGCGTGGTCGCCGCGACCGCCCTGCACCTGCTGTACCTGGGCGCCGACTACCGCGCCCTGGAACGCGTCCGGCCGGTCGGACGGTACGAGGTGGGCGACGGGGTCGCCGTCTGCGCCTACCTCGTCACGGGCGTCGCGGCACTGCTCGGCGGTGCCGCCTTCCTCGCCAACACGCTGCTGCCGCACGGCACGTTCAACACGCTGTCCTCCGGCGGCACCGTCCCGCTGCTCAACGCGGCCGTCGGCATGGAGGTCGCCTGCGCCGTCGTCGTGCTGCTCGCCCGCTTCCTGGACCAGGCCGTCGAGATCGAGGAGGAGAGCGGAACGTGA
- a CDS encoding sodium:proton antiporter — MDVFAYLVAAWIFLAGCYGLATSRDLIHAVGCLSVCQCATYVLLLAVGYRDGATAPVYSDLEPGARPVVDPVVQALALTDVVVGATVTALLLALVVQVSKRHGTVDPDELSELRG; from the coding sequence ATGGACGTGTTCGCCTACCTGGTCGCCGCGTGGATCTTCCTGGCCGGCTGCTACGGCCTGGCCACCAGCCGCGATCTCATCCACGCCGTCGGCTGCCTGTCGGTGTGCCAGTGCGCGACCTACGTGCTGCTGCTGGCCGTCGGCTACCGGGACGGGGCCACTGCGCCCGTCTACTCCGACCTGGAACCCGGCGCGCGGCCGGTCGTCGACCCGGTCGTGCAGGCCCTGGCCCTCACCGACGTCGTCGTCGGCGCCACCGTCACGGCCCTGCTCCTCGCCCTCGTCGTGCAGGTCTCCAAGCGGCACGGCACCGTCGACCCCGACGAACTCTCCGAGCTGCGCGGCTGA
- a CDS encoding complex I subunit 5 family protein has protein sequence MHHLLPLLVAVPLLGAALLAAGGRRVPRAAAESAGCAVSAGTAGLAVVLLLDSSQPQVEWVGGWVPVHGESVGIVLVGDGPGLGMAALASTLTLAALVYSWHYFEEPPRGHSGSFPALLLLFQAGMCGFAIAGDLFNTFVWFELMSVVAYALTGHRVEEARAVQGALTFGVVNSLGAYAMLMGIGLLYARTGELGMRRIGQGLDAHGPPDALVLAGFVLVLTGLLVKGAAVPFHFWLPDAHAVAPTPVCMLLSGVMVELGAFGVWRVHDTVFSGPGGLPAADVERALVALGVLTAVVGAVMCWYQRHIKRLLAYSTVAHMGLFLTGIGTLTPEADDGVALYVLGHAGVKAALFACTGILLDRYGSVDEHALHGRARHLRGVAVLFVVGGLGLAGLPPFGTALGKSVTEEAVGGPLTVLYVLASAVTAGAVLRVAARVFLGLGPRPEEKDAYETTGSGEEPETRHRLSRVPDTMTAVPAVLLAGSLAVGVVPGFGGAVGHAVQEAGTGGLVHVPVHWTPLGVLLGLASSASALALAAVAVTRPRLLAAPGRALPLRRLQSGHVGDYVAWLLVGTTLLGALALPGVLGS, from the coding sequence ATGCACCACCTGCTGCCGCTCCTCGTCGCCGTCCCGCTGCTCGGGGCCGCCCTGCTGGCCGCCGGCGGCCGCCGGGTACCCCGGGCCGCCGCCGAGTCCGCCGGCTGTGCCGTCTCCGCCGGAACCGCCGGGCTCGCGGTCGTCCTCCTGCTCGACTCCTCGCAACCGCAGGTTGAATGGGTGGGCGGCTGGGTGCCCGTGCACGGAGAGAGCGTCGGGATCGTCCTGGTGGGGGACGGGCCGGGGCTCGGCATGGCCGCGCTCGCCTCGACTCTGACCCTGGCCGCCCTGGTGTACTCCTGGCACTACTTCGAGGAACCGCCGCGCGGGCACTCCGGCTCGTTCCCGGCGCTGCTGCTGCTCTTCCAGGCGGGCATGTGCGGTTTCGCGATCGCGGGCGACCTGTTCAACACGTTCGTGTGGTTCGAGCTGATGAGCGTCGTCGCCTACGCGCTGACCGGCCACCGGGTCGAGGAGGCCCGGGCCGTGCAGGGGGCGCTGACCTTCGGCGTCGTCAACTCACTGGGCGCGTACGCCATGCTGATGGGCATCGGCCTGCTGTACGCCCGTACCGGCGAGCTGGGCATGAGGCGGATCGGGCAGGGGCTGGACGCGCACGGTCCGCCCGACGCGCTGGTCCTCGCGGGATTCGTGCTGGTCCTGACCGGGCTGCTGGTCAAGGGCGCGGCCGTACCGTTCCACTTCTGGCTGCCGGACGCGCACGCGGTGGCCCCCACCCCGGTCTGCATGCTGCTGTCGGGCGTCATGGTGGAGCTCGGCGCCTTCGGTGTGTGGCGGGTCCACGACACCGTCTTCTCCGGGCCGGGCGGGCTGCCCGCAGCCGACGTGGAGCGGGCCCTGGTGGCGCTCGGCGTGCTGACGGCGGTCGTCGGCGCGGTCATGTGCTGGTACCAGCGGCACATCAAACGGCTGCTTGCCTACTCGACCGTCGCCCACATGGGGCTGTTCCTCACGGGCATCGGCACCCTCACCCCGGAGGCGGACGACGGGGTCGCCCTGTACGTCCTGGGGCACGCCGGTGTGAAGGCCGCGCTGTTCGCCTGCACGGGCATCCTCCTCGACCGGTACGGCTCGGTCGACGAGCACGCGCTGCACGGCCGGGCCCGGCACCTGCGGGGAGTGGCCGTCCTGTTCGTCGTGGGCGGGCTCGGCCTCGCCGGGCTGCCGCCCTTCGGCACGGCGCTCGGCAAGTCGGTCACCGAGGAGGCCGTGGGCGGCCCGCTCACCGTGCTGTACGTCCTGGCGAGCGCGGTGACCGCCGGGGCGGTCCTGCGGGTCGCCGCGCGCGTGTTCCTCGGCCTCGGGCCCCGGCCGGAGGAAAAGGACGCCTACGAGACGACCGGCTCCGGCGAGGAGCCCGAGACCCGGCACCGGCTGAGCCGGGTCCCGGACACCATGACGGCCGTCCCGGCGGTGCTGCTCGCCGGATCCCTCGCCGTCGGTGTGGTCCCCGGCTTCGGCGGCGCGGTGGGCCACGCCGTGCAGGAGGCCGGAACCGGCGGCCTGGTGCACGTCCCGGTGCACTGGACTCCGCTCGGCGTCCTGCTCGGCCTGGCCTCTTCCGCGTCGGCGCTCGCCCTCGCGGCCGTCGCCGTCACCCGGCCGCGGCTGCTCGCCGCGCCGGGCCGGGCGCTGCCGCTGCGGCGCCTCCAGTCCGGGCACGTCGGGGACTACGTCGCGTGGCTGCTGGTGGGCACGACGCTGCTGGGCGCGCTGGCCCTGCCCGGGGTCCTCGGGAGCTGA
- a CDS encoding DUF4230 domain-containing protein, with product MTTPVKRLPGRVPGWAKVLGALVLVLVVFFAGIRLSVIPGLKDLFGTDTHDRSGPALLKSIQDLSRYDAASGNFQVVVDLEKDAKFLPDAIRGTRTLYVGAGTVDAYVDLGKVGDNDVQVNGDRTSATLRLPHARLGKPALDPDRSYAVSKQRGLFDRLGDLFSDNPNGEQAVQKLAVRHIGDAAKESELTARAETNTTGMLEGLLRSLGFKEVRVSYGD from the coding sequence ATGACGACTCCCGTCAAGCGTCTCCCCGGGCGCGTGCCCGGCTGGGCGAAGGTGCTCGGCGCGCTCGTGCTGGTGCTCGTCGTGTTCTTCGCCGGGATCCGGCTGAGCGTGATCCCGGGCCTGAAGGACCTGTTCGGCACCGACACCCACGACCGGTCCGGCCCCGCGCTGCTGAAGTCCATCCAGGACCTCAGCCGTTACGACGCCGCCTCCGGCAACTTCCAGGTCGTCGTGGACCTGGAGAAGGACGCCAAGTTCCTCCCCGACGCGATCCGCGGCACCCGCACCCTGTACGTCGGCGCGGGCACCGTCGACGCCTACGTCGACCTGGGCAAGGTCGGCGACAACGACGTACAGGTCAACGGCGACCGCACGTCCGCCACGCTCCGGCTGCCCCACGCGCGACTGGGCAAGCCGGCCCTCGACCCCGACCGTTCCTACGCCGTCTCCAAGCAGCGCGGTCTCTTCGACCGCCTGGGCGACCTCTTCTCGGACAACCCCAACGGCGAACAGGCCGTGCAGAAACTCGCGGTACGGCACATCGGCGACGCGGCGAAGGAGAGCGAGCTGACCGCCCGGGCCGAGACCAACACCACGGGCATGCTCGAAGGCCTGCTGCGTTCCCTGGGCTTCAAGGAGGTGCGCGTCTCGTACGGGGACTGA
- a CDS encoding anti-sigma factor antagonist: MRQEPAPLTRHLRVRQERGHTVLEFRGEIDLAAATEMAPHLDRETNRRAARIVIDLSGIEFFDCSGLRLLYRARSRVLDRDGQLLLVCAHPLTLRVLRITGLSRLLPPQPTLDAALEQPEAASGPV, translated from the coding sequence GTGCGGCAGGAACCTGCACCGCTCACCCGGCATCTGCGCGTCCGCCAGGAACGGGGGCACACGGTGCTGGAGTTCCGCGGCGAGATCGACCTCGCCGCGGCCACGGAGATGGCCCCGCACCTGGACCGGGAGACGAACCGCCGCGCCGCCCGGATCGTGATCGACCTCAGCGGGATCGAGTTCTTCGACTGCTCGGGCCTGCGGCTGCTGTACCGGGCCAGGAGCCGGGTGCTCGACCGGGACGGGCAACTGCTCCTCGTCTGCGCCCACCCGTTGACGCTGCGGGTCCTGCGGATCACCGGCCTGTCCCGGCTGCTGCCCCCGCAGCCCACGCTGGACGCCGCCCTGGAGCAGCCGGAGGCGGCCTCCGGCCCGGTGTGA
- a CDS encoding MarR family winged helix-turn-helix transcriptional regulator: protein MLDAQATKAPPSLLYMVKQVELVVRSHLDELVRPSGITALQYTALTVLERHDGLSAAQLARDSFVTAQSIADLVRSLEGRGLVRRERNPRNRRELLILLTDAGRELLAQCAGPVRELEERMVRDLTAHQTEQFRQALIKAWHALS from the coding sequence ATGCTCGACGCACAGGCGACCAAGGCACCCCCTTCCCTGCTCTACATGGTCAAGCAGGTGGAGCTCGTCGTGCGCTCCCACCTGGACGAGCTGGTCAGACCCTCCGGGATCACCGCTCTCCAGTACACCGCGCTGACCGTGCTGGAGCGGCACGACGGACTGTCGGCGGCCCAGCTGGCGCGTGACTCCTTCGTCACCGCGCAGTCCATCGCCGACCTGGTCCGCTCCCTGGAGGGCCGCGGGCTGGTGCGCCGGGAGCGCAACCCCCGCAACCGCCGCGAGCTGCTGATCCTGCTCACCGACGCCGGGCGGGAGCTGCTCGCGCAGTGCGCCGGGCCCGTCCGGGAGCTGGAGGAGCGGATGGTGCGCGACCTCACGGCGCACCAGACCGAGCAGTTCCGCCAGGCCCTCATCAAGGCGTGGCACGCCTTGTCGTAG